A single genomic interval of Streptomyces sp. 1222.5 harbors:
- a CDS encoding TetR family transcriptional regulator, with amino-acid sequence MPQPAKSSRTPATPDAPESAAGSRAAAQRLKMRRELAAAAMELFATKGYEATTVDEIAAAAGVARRTFFRHFRSKEEAIFPDHDDTLIRAEAVLNAAPAHEHPLDTVCRGIKEVMKMYAARPEISVARYKLTREVPTLREAEIASVARYERLFTRYLLGHFDEHAHADDANDDPLLAEVAASAVVTAHNHVLRRWLRAGGQGDVETQLDHAFAIVRRTFGTGIGAGRGSATRTATTTAPASVSAHGEVLVTVARTDAPLDEVMRTIEEALKER; translated from the coding sequence ATGCCCCAGCCCGCCAAGTCCTCACGTACACCAGCCACGCCCGACGCGCCGGAAAGTGCCGCAGGCAGTCGCGCCGCCGCCCAGCGGCTGAAAATGCGCCGGGAACTGGCGGCCGCAGCGATGGAACTGTTCGCGACCAAGGGGTACGAGGCGACCACCGTCGACGAGATCGCGGCCGCCGCCGGGGTCGCGCGCCGCACCTTCTTCCGCCACTTCCGCTCCAAGGAAGAGGCGATCTTCCCGGACCACGACGACACGCTGATCCGCGCCGAGGCGGTCCTGAACGCCGCGCCCGCGCACGAGCACCCGCTCGACACCGTGTGCCGCGGGATCAAGGAAGTCATGAAGATGTACGCGGCCCGGCCGGAGATCTCGGTCGCCCGCTACAAGCTCACGCGCGAGGTGCCCACCCTGCGCGAGGCCGAGATCGCCTCGGTGGCCCGTTACGAGCGCCTGTTCACCCGCTATCTGCTCGGGCACTTCGACGAGCACGCGCACGCCGACGACGCCAACGACGACCCGCTGCTCGCCGAGGTGGCCGCCTCCGCCGTGGTCACCGCGCACAACCACGTCCTCCGGCGCTGGCTGCGGGCGGGCGGCCAGGGGGACGTGGAGACACAGCTGGACCACGCCTTCGCGATCGTGCGCCGGACGTTCGGCACCGGGATCGGCGCCGGGCGCGGCTCGGCGACCCGGACGGCGACGACCACCGCGCCGGCCTCGGTGTCGGCCCACGGCGAGGTGCTGGTGACCGTCGCCCGGACCGACGCACCGCTGGACGAGGTCATGCGGACCATCGAGGAGGCTCTGAAGGAGCGCTGA
- the ccrA gene encoding crotonyl-CoA carboxylase/reductase produces MTVKDILDAIQSKDATSADFAALPLPESYRAITVHKDETEMFAGLETRDKDPRKSIHLDEVPLPELGPGEALVAVMASSVNYNSVWTSIFEPLSTFGFLERYGRTNELAKRHDLPYHIIGSDLAGVVLRTGPGVNAWKPGDEVVAHCLSVELESSDGHNDTMLDPEQRIWGFETNFGGLAEVALVKSNQLMPKPGHLSWEEAAAPGLVNSTAYRQLVSRNGAGMKQGDNVLIWGASGGLGSYATQFALAGGANPICVVSSEQKADICRSMGAEAIIDRSAEGYKFWKDEQTQDPKEWKRFGKRIRELTGGEDIDIVFEHPGRETFGASVYVTRKGGTITTCASTSGYMHEYDNRYLWMSLKRIIGSHFANYREAWEANRLIAKGKIHPTLSKVYSLEDTGQAAHDVHRNAHQGKVGVLCLAPEEGLGVRDEEMRAKHIDAINRFRNI; encoded by the coding sequence GTGACCGTGAAGGACATCCTGGACGCGATCCAGTCGAAGGACGCCACGTCCGCCGATTTCGCCGCCCTGCCGCTCCCCGAGTCGTACCGCGCGATCACCGTCCACAAGGACGAGACCGAGATGTTCGCGGGCCTCGAGACCCGCGACAAGGACCCGCGCAAGTCGATCCACCTCGACGAGGTCCCCCTGCCCGAGCTCGGCCCGGGCGAGGCCCTGGTGGCCGTCATGGCCTCCTCGGTCAACTACAACTCGGTGTGGACCTCGATCTTCGAGCCGCTGTCGACCTTCGGGTTCCTGGAGCGCTACGGCCGCACCAACGAGCTGGCCAAGCGCCACGACCTGCCGTACCACATCATCGGCTCCGACCTCGCGGGCGTCGTCCTGCGCACCGGCCCGGGCGTCAACGCCTGGAAGCCCGGCGACGAGGTCGTCGCCCACTGCCTCTCCGTCGAGCTGGAGTCCTCGGACGGCCACAACGACACCATGCTCGACCCCGAGCAGCGCATCTGGGGCTTCGAGACCAACTTCGGCGGCCTCGCCGAGGTCGCGCTCGTCAAGTCCAACCAGCTGATGCCGAAGCCGGGCCACCTGAGCTGGGAGGAGGCCGCCGCACCGGGTCTGGTCAACTCCACCGCGTACCGGCAGCTGGTGTCCCGCAACGGCGCCGGCATGAAGCAGGGCGACAACGTGCTCATCTGGGGCGCGAGCGGTGGGCTCGGCTCCTACGCCACGCAGTTCGCCCTGGCCGGAGGCGCCAACCCGATCTGCGTCGTCTCCAGCGAGCAGAAGGCGGACATCTGCCGCTCGATGGGCGCCGAGGCGATCATCGACCGCAGCGCCGAGGGCTACAAGTTCTGGAAGGACGAGCAGACCCAGGACCCGAAGGAGTGGAAGCGCTTCGGCAAGCGCATCCGCGAGCTCACCGGCGGCGAGGACATCGACATCGTCTTCGAACACCCCGGCCGCGAGACCTTCGGCGCCTCGGTCTACGTCACGCGCAAGGGCGGCACCATCACCACCTGCGCCTCCACCTCGGGCTACATGCACGAGTACGACAACCGCTACCTGTGGATGTCGCTGAAGCGGATCATCGGCTCCCACTTCGCCAACTACCGCGAGGCCTGGGAGGCCAACCGCCTCATCGCCAAGGGCAAGATCCACCCGACGCTGTCGAAGGTGTACTCCCTCGAGGACACCGGCCAGGCCGCCCACGACGTCCACCGCAACGCCCACCAGGGCAAGGTCGGCGTGCTGTGCCTCGCCCCCGAGGAGGGCCTGGGCGTGCGCGACGAGGAGATGCGCGCCAAGCACATCGACGCCATCAACCGCTTCCGGAACATCTGA
- a CDS encoding protein meaA, translating to MTERQKDRPWLMRTYAGHSTAEASNELYRRNLAKGQTGLSVAFDLPTQTGYDSDHILARGEVGRVGVPVAHLGDMRRLFQDIPLEQMNTSMTINATAMWLLALYQVVAEEQGADITKLQGTTQNDIVKEYLSRGTHVFPPGPSLRLTTDMIAYTVSHIPKWNPINICSYHLQEAGATPVQEIAYAMSTAIAVLDAVRDSGQVPQERMGDVVARISFFVNAGVRFVEEMCKMRAFGRIWDKVTHERYGIENPKQRRFRYGVQVNSLGLTEAQPENNVQRIVLEMLAVTLSKDARARAVQLPAWNEALGLPRPWDQQWSLRIQQVLAYESDLLEYEDIFAGSHVIEAKVDALVTESLAEIERIQEMGGAMAAVESGYLKSQLVASHAERRARIESGEEKIIGVNAFEGTEPNPLTADLDTAIMTVDPAVEARVIESLQHWRDTRYQPPFNHPRPCKALDRLKEAAKGTDNLMEATLECARAGVTTGEWAGALREVFGEFRAPTGVSSAPVAVTAEPGSALAEVRAKVDGTARELGVGKLRFLVGKPGLDGHSNGAEQIAVRARDAGFEVVYQGIRLTPEQIVDAALAEDVHAVGLSILSGSHAQLVPDVLQRLRVAGATDIPVIAGGIIPNGDADQLRAAGVAAVFTPKDFDITGIIGRIVDEIRKANKLDPLEVPA from the coding sequence ATGACAGAGCGTCAGAAGGACCGTCCGTGGCTCATGCGGACGTACGCGGGTCACTCGACCGCGGAGGCGTCCAACGAGCTGTACCGGCGCAACCTCGCCAAGGGCCAGACCGGTCTGTCGGTGGCGTTCGACCTGCCGACGCAGACCGGCTACGACTCCGACCACATCCTCGCCCGCGGCGAGGTCGGCCGGGTCGGTGTGCCCGTCGCGCACCTCGGTGACATGCGCCGGCTGTTCCAGGACATCCCCCTGGAGCAGATGAACACCTCGATGACGATCAACGCCACCGCCATGTGGCTGCTGGCGCTCTACCAGGTCGTCGCCGAGGAGCAGGGCGCGGACATCACCAAGCTCCAGGGCACGACCCAGAACGACATCGTCAAGGAGTACCTGTCCCGGGGGACACACGTCTTCCCGCCGGGACCGAGCCTCCGCCTGACGACGGACATGATCGCGTACACGGTCTCCCACATCCCGAAGTGGAACCCGATCAACATCTGCAGCTACCACCTGCAGGAGGCCGGGGCCACGCCGGTGCAGGAGATCGCGTACGCGATGTCCACCGCGATCGCCGTGCTCGACGCGGTGCGCGACTCCGGCCAGGTGCCGCAGGAGCGCATGGGCGACGTCGTCGCGCGCATCTCCTTCTTCGTGAACGCGGGCGTCCGCTTCGTCGAGGAGATGTGCAAGATGCGGGCGTTCGGCCGCATCTGGGACAAGGTCACCCACGAGCGGTACGGCATCGAGAACCCCAAGCAGCGCCGCTTCCGCTACGGCGTCCAGGTCAACTCCCTGGGCCTGACCGAGGCGCAGCCGGAGAACAACGTCCAGCGGATCGTGCTCGAGATGCTGGCCGTGACCCTCTCCAAGGACGCACGCGCGCGTGCCGTGCAGCTGCCGGCCTGGAACGAGGCGCTGGGCCTGCCCCGGCCCTGGGACCAGCAGTGGAGCCTGCGCATCCAGCAGGTGCTCGCCTACGAGAGCGATCTGCTGGAGTACGAGGACATCTTCGCGGGCTCGCACGTCATCGAGGCGAAGGTGGACGCCCTCGTGACGGAGTCCCTCGCGGAGATCGAGCGGATCCAGGAGATGGGCGGCGCGATGGCCGCCGTGGAGTCCGGCTACCTGAAGTCCCAGCTGGTCGCCTCGCACGCCGAGCGGCGGGCGCGGATCGAGTCCGGCGAAGAGAAGATCATCGGTGTCAACGCCTTCGAGGGCACCGAGCCGAACCCGCTGACGGCCGACCTGGACACGGCGATCATGACGGTCGACCCGGCGGTCGAGGCCCGCGTCATCGAGTCCCTCCAGCACTGGCGCGACACCCGCTACCAGCCGCCCTTCAACCACCCGCGCCCGTGCAAGGCGCTGGACCGGCTGAAGGAGGCCGCGAAGGGCACCGACAACCTGATGGAGGCCACGCTGGAGTGCGCCCGCGCCGGTGTCACGACCGGTGAGTGGGCCGGGGCCCTGCGGGAGGTGTTCGGCGAGTTCCGGGCGCCCACCGGGGTGTCGTCGGCGCCGGTGGCGGTCACCGCCGAGCCGGGCTCCGCGCTGGCCGAGGTCCGCGCGAAGGTGGACGGCACCGCCCGCGAGCTGGGCGTCGGCAAGTTGCGCTTCCTGGTCGGCAAGCCCGGCCTGGACGGGCACTCCAACGGCGCCGAGCAGATAGCCGTCCGGGCCCGCGACGCCGGCTTCGAGGTGGTCTACCAGGGCATCCGGCTGACGCCCGAGCAGATCGTGGACGCGGCACTCGCCGAGGACGTGCACGCCGTGGGCCTGTCGATCCTCTCGGGCTCGCACGCCCAGCTGGTGCCGGACGTGCTCCAGCGGCTGCGTGTGGCCGGTGCCACAGATATACCGGTGATCGCAGGTGGCATCATCCCGAACGGGGACGCCGACCAGCTCAGGGCCGCCGGAGTGGCCGCCGTCTTCACCCCGAAGGACTTCGACATCACCGGAATCATCGGCCGCATCGTCGACGAGATCCGGAAAGCGAACAAGCTCGACCCTCTGGAGGTCCCCGCATGA
- a CDS encoding 3-hydroxyacyl-CoA dehydrogenase family protein, with product MATPLSPRTGSSLSPFKTIAVVGLGTMGTGIAEVLVKAGREVIGIDISEVQAARSRTALEASTARAVARGRLTEEERAEALARVRTSTDLRAAADADLVIEVAPESYEIKQQIFRELDGIVRPETILATGTNALSVTRLAADSAHPERMLGLHFFNPAPAMKLVEVVSSVLTAPQAVAAVTDLAIELGKEPVAVGDRPGFVADGLLFGYLNQAAAMYEARYASREDIDAAMRLGCGLPMGPLALLDLIGIDTARTVLEAMYAESHDRLHAPAPILKQLSEAGLTGRKSGRGFYTYEAPGSATVVPDALTPAAGGTLTAGREIRSVGVAGSGTMASGIAEVFAKAGYEVVLAARSEEKAQAAKARIGKSLARSVDKGRLTAEAAAQILDRIAPAGSYEAFAGVDLAVEAVAEDLEVKRQLFQTLDKVCKPGAILATTTSSLPVVACARATSRPQDVIGMHFFNPAPAMKLVEVVRTVLTADDVHATVREVCGKIKKHAVDCGDRAGFIVNALLFPYLNNAIKMVQEHYASLDDIDAAMKLGGGYPMGPFELLDVVGLDVSLAIEKVLHREFRDPGLAPAPLLEHLVAAGCLGRKTGRGFREYARR from the coding sequence ATGGCCACTCCCCTGTCCCCTCGGACCGGCAGCTCTCTGTCCCCGTTCAAGACGATCGCCGTGGTCGGCCTCGGCACCATGGGCACCGGCATCGCCGAGGTCCTCGTGAAGGCCGGCCGCGAGGTGATCGGCATCGACATCAGCGAGGTTCAGGCCGCCAGGTCCCGCACCGCCCTGGAGGCCTCCACCGCCCGTGCCGTGGCGCGCGGCCGGCTCACCGAGGAGGAGCGCGCCGAGGCCCTGGCCCGGGTCCGCACCTCCACCGACCTGCGGGCGGCGGCCGACGCCGACCTGGTCATCGAGGTGGCCCCGGAGTCGTACGAGATCAAGCAGCAGATCTTCCGCGAACTGGACGGCATCGTCCGCCCGGAGACGATCCTCGCGACCGGCACCAACGCCCTGTCCGTGACCCGGCTGGCCGCGGACTCGGCCCACCCCGAGCGCATGCTCGGCCTGCACTTCTTCAACCCGGCCCCGGCGATGAAGCTGGTCGAGGTCGTCTCCTCGGTGCTGACCGCGCCGCAGGCCGTCGCCGCGGTCACGGACCTCGCGATCGAGCTGGGCAAGGAGCCGGTCGCGGTCGGCGACCGCCCCGGCTTCGTCGCGGACGGCCTGCTCTTCGGCTACCTCAACCAGGCGGCCGCGATGTACGAGGCCCGGTACGCCTCCCGCGAGGACATCGACGCGGCGATGCGGCTCGGGTGCGGTCTGCCCATGGGCCCGCTCGCCCTGCTGGACCTGATCGGCATCGACACCGCGCGCACGGTCCTGGAGGCCATGTACGCCGAGTCCCACGACCGGCTGCACGCCCCCGCCCCGATCCTCAAGCAGCTCAGCGAGGCCGGTCTGACCGGCCGCAAGTCCGGGCGCGGCTTCTACACCTACGAGGCGCCGGGCAGCGCGACGGTCGTGCCGGACGCGCTGACCCCGGCGGCGGGCGGCACGCTCACCGCGGGGCGCGAGATCCGCTCGGTCGGTGTCGCGGGCTCCGGCACGATGGCCTCCGGCATCGCCGAGGTGTTCGCGAAGGCGGGCTACGAGGTGGTCCTGGCCGCCCGCAGCGAGGAGAAGGCGCAGGCCGCCAAGGCCCGCATCGGCAAGTCCCTCGCGCGCTCCGTCGACAAGGGCCGGCTGACCGCCGAGGCCGCCGCGCAGATCCTGGACCGGATCGCCCCGGCCGGCTCCTACGAAGCCTTCGCCGGCGTCGACCTGGCCGTCGAGGCGGTCGCCGAGGACCTGGAGGTCAAGCGGCAGCTGTTCCAGACGCTGGACAAGGTGTGCAAGCCCGGCGCGATCCTGGCCACCACCACCTCCTCGCTGCCCGTCGTCGCCTGCGCCCGCGCCACTTCGCGCCCGCAGGACGTGATCGGCATGCACTTCTTCAACCCCGCCCCGGCGATGAAGCTGGTCGAGGTCGTCCGCACGGTCCTGACCGCCGACGACGTGCACGCGACCGTCCGCGAGGTCTGCGGGAAGATCAAGAAGCACGCGGTGGACTGCGGCGACCGCGCCGGTTTCATCGTGAACGCGCTGCTGTTCCCGTACCTCAACAACGCGATCAAGATGGTCCAGGAGCACTACGCCTCGCTGGACGACATCGACGCGGCGATGAAGCTCGGCGGGGGCTACCCGATGGGCCCGTTCGAGCTGCTGGACGTGGTGGGCCTGGACGTCTCGCTGGCCATCGAGAAGGTGCTGCACCGCGAGTTCCGCGACCCCGGTCTCGCCCCGGCGCCGCTGCTGGAGCACCTGGTGGCCGCGGGCTGCCTCGGCCGCAAGACCGGCCGCGGCTTCCGCGAGTATGCCCGCCGCTGA
- a CDS encoding alpha/beta hydrolase, producing the protein MRERAAVLCAAAAVLAGSVAAVPAHAARTAPAAPAAPAAEPVWKKCATNDYPTLQCGSLTVPLDHAQPAGRRITLALSRVPHTAKTSQGPLLVNPGGPGGSGLTLAGFVASTLPKAVAAQYDVIGFDPRGVGRSTPALDCVPGHFKPVRPDTVPATPALEQANVERAKSFAAACGRKYADVLPYVNTVSAVQDMEAIRRALGAERINYFGYSYGTYLGAVYAKLYPERVRRLVLDSIVDPSGVWYDDNLGQDYAFDDRHRALMAWIAKYDARYRLGTDPAKVEAQWYAMRAALARTPAEGRVGASELEDTFIPGGYYDGYWPYLAEAFAAYVHDGRTGPLVEAYDNFATVDGSGDNGYSVYTAVQCRDTSWRRTWSRWSADTWAVYGKAPFMAWNNAWYNAPCAFWPTAALKPVDIANTELPPALLFQATRDAATPYPGGTRVHRLLTGSRLVVEDGGGNHGITLSGNACLDGYLAAYLADGTLPHGTGTTDAADAVCPKSPDPEPLTAKAASVSSRGSALHRLLGFRR; encoded by the coding sequence ATGAGAGAACGCGCAGCCGTGCTGTGCGCAGCCGCGGCCGTGCTGGCGGGCTCGGTCGCGGCCGTCCCCGCCCACGCGGCCCGGACCGCGCCGGCGGCACCGGCCGCTCCGGCCGCGGAACCCGTCTGGAAGAAGTGCGCGACGAACGACTACCCGACGCTCCAGTGCGGGTCCCTGACGGTGCCGCTGGACCACGCGCAGCCGGCCGGCCGGCGGATCACCCTCGCCCTGTCCCGTGTCCCGCACACCGCGAAGACCTCCCAGGGCCCCCTGCTGGTCAACCCGGGCGGCCCCGGCGGCAGCGGGCTGACCCTCGCCGGGTTCGTCGCCTCGACGCTGCCCAAGGCCGTGGCGGCCCAGTACGACGTGATCGGTTTCGACCCGCGCGGGGTCGGCCGCAGCACCCCCGCTCTGGACTGCGTGCCGGGCCACTTCAAGCCGGTGCGCCCGGACACCGTGCCGGCCACGCCCGCGCTGGAACAGGCGAACGTGGAGCGCGCGAAGTCCTTCGCGGCCGCCTGCGGCCGCAAGTACGCCGACGTGCTGCCGTACGTCAACACGGTCAGCGCCGTCCAGGACATGGAGGCCATCCGCCGGGCCCTCGGCGCGGAGCGGATCAACTACTTCGGCTACTCGTACGGCACCTATCTCGGCGCGGTCTACGCCAAGCTGTACCCCGAGCGGGTCCGGCGTCTGGTGCTGGACTCGATCGTCGACCCGTCCGGCGTCTGGTACGACGACAACCTGGGCCAGGACTACGCCTTCGACGACCGCCACCGGGCGCTGATGGCGTGGATCGCCAAGTACGACGCCAGGTACAGGCTGGGCACGGACCCGGCGAAGGTCGAGGCGCAGTGGTACGCGATGCGGGCGGCCCTGGCGCGGACCCCGGCCGAGGGCCGGGTCGGGGCCTCCGAGCTGGAGGACACCTTCATCCCGGGCGGCTACTACGACGGCTACTGGCCCTACCTCGCCGAGGCGTTCGCGGCCTACGTCCACGACGGCAGGACCGGGCCACTGGTGGAGGCGTACGACAACTTCGCCACCGTGGACGGCTCGGGCGACAACGGCTACAGCGTCTACACGGCCGTGCAGTGCCGTGACACCTCCTGGCGGCGCACGTGGAGCCGGTGGAGCGCGGACACCTGGGCGGTGTACGGCAAGGCTCCCTTCATGGCCTGGAACAACGCCTGGTACAACGCGCCCTGCGCGTTCTGGCCGACGGCGGCGCTGAAGCCGGTGGACATCGCCAACACCGAGCTGCCGCCCGCGCTGCTGTTCCAGGCGACGCGGGACGCGGCCACCCCTTATCCGGGCGGTACGCGGGTCCACCGGCTGCTGACCGGCTCCCGCCTGGTGGTCGAGGACGGCGGCGGCAACCACGGCATCACACTCAGCGGCAACGCCTGCCTCGACGGGTATCTCGCCGCGTACCTGGCCGACGGCACGCTGCCGCACGGCACCGGCACGACCGACGCGGCCGACGCGGTCTGCCCGAAGTCGCCCGACCCCGAGCCGCTCACCGCGAAGGCGGCGTCGGTGTCGTCCCGCGGTTCGGCCCTGCACAGGCTGCTGGGCTTCCGCCGCTAA
- a CDS encoding GNAT family N-acetyltransferase, with protein MDGTPTRIRPMTLADCERVSEIRIRGWQHAYRGLIPETYLAGLDVAADAERRRARFAEGTGPVGNLVAERAGEILGWAAYGPYRDGGSPNGDAELYAIYLDPRYVGGGIGRALLTEAVARCSAYPRMCLWVLKDNTRARRFYERAGFRPDGAEEPFEAGGVPVPELRYVKELRG; from the coding sequence ATGGACGGCACCCCGACCCGCATCCGCCCGATGACCCTCGCCGACTGCGAGCGCGTCTCCGAGATCCGCATACGCGGCTGGCAACACGCCTACCGCGGCCTCATACCCGAGACGTACCTCGCCGGCCTCGACGTCGCGGCGGACGCCGAGCGGCGGCGGGCCCGGTTCGCCGAGGGGACCGGCCCCGTGGGGAACCTGGTCGCCGAGCGGGCCGGCGAGATCCTCGGCTGGGCGGCGTACGGGCCGTACCGCGACGGTGGCTCGCCGAACGGGGACGCCGAGCTGTACGCGATCTACCTGGACCCGAGATACGTCGGCGGCGGGATCGGGCGGGCCCTGCTGACGGAGGCGGTCGCGCGGTGCTCCGCGTACCCGCGCATGTGCCTGTGGGTCCTGAAGGACAACACCCGGGCCCGCCGCTTCTACGAGCGCGCCGGATTCCGGCCGGACGGCGCCGAGGAGCCCTTCGAGGCGGGCGGCGTGCCGGTGCCCGAGCTGCGGTACGTGAAGGAGCTGCGCGGCTGA
- a CDS encoding adenylosuccinate lyase: MDEELRSLTERLRRESHGTAGYDRLLATDDRDELADVLTAPGQPLWARELAAFRLGLAGDRRAFESLVLLLNHRDPPRCASAAHALARLGDPRTARAAAALATNELRVAYALHPVRLLAALRAPESVPALITTLERRLRPHDPYRRVALACVEGLGALGDGRARRVLNEALAHPALAEAAVHALARIPQQKGVR; encoded by the coding sequence GTGGACGAAGAGTTGCGATCGCTCACGGAACGCTTACGGCGGGAGTCGCACGGCACGGCCGGGTACGACCGGCTGCTGGCGACCGACGACCGCGACGAGCTAGCGGACGTGCTCACCGCACCCGGACAGCCCCTGTGGGCCAGGGAACTGGCCGCGTTCCGTCTCGGCCTCGCCGGCGACCGGCGCGCCTTCGAGTCCCTGGTGCTGCTCCTTAACCACCGCGACCCTCCGCGCTGCGCCTCCGCCGCCCACGCCCTCGCCCGGCTCGGCGACCCGCGCACGGCCCGGGCGGCCGCCGCCCTCGCCACCAACGAGCTCCGCGTCGCCTACGCCCTGCACCCGGTACGGCTGCTGGCGGCCCTGCGCGCCCCGGAGTCGGTGCCCGCGCTGATCACGACCCTGGAGCGGCGGCTGCGCCCGCACGACCCCTACCGGCGGGTCGCCCTCGCCTGCGTGGAGGGCCTGGGCGCGCTCGGCGACGGCCGCGCCCGGCGGGTGCTGAACGAGGCACTGGCCCACCCCGCCCTCGCGGAGGCGGCGGTGCACGCGCTCGCCCGCATCCCGCAGCAGAAAGGCGTGAGGTGA
- a CDS encoding RidA family protein, producing the protein MSEPTRISAPAGVAPAAQYSHVVSATGRFVAVSGQLALNEDGHLVGKDDPAAQARQVFENLRRCLAAAGAGFEDVVKLTYFVTDRAHLPAIRAARAAHIPDDRLPASSAVQVAGLVAPEFLMEIEAFAVVDY; encoded by the coding sequence ATGAGTGAACCGACCCGGATCTCCGCCCCCGCCGGGGTCGCCCCCGCGGCCCAGTACAGCCACGTGGTCTCGGCGACCGGCCGCTTCGTCGCCGTCTCCGGACAGCTCGCCCTGAACGAGGACGGCCACCTGGTCGGCAAGGACGATCCGGCGGCGCAGGCCCGCCAGGTGTTCGAGAACCTGCGGCGTTGTCTGGCCGCCGCGGGGGCCGGCTTCGAGGACGTCGTGAAGCTGACGTACTTCGTCACGGACCGGGCGCATCTGCCGGCGATCCGGGCGGCGCGCGCCGCGCACATACCCGACGACCGCCTGCCGGCGTCCTCCGCCGTGCAGGTGGCGGGTCTGGTGGCGCCGGAGTTCCTGATGGAGATCGAGGCGTTCGCGGTGGTGGACTACTGA
- a CDS encoding Rv2578c family radical SAM protein produces the protein MRWENLTVESGEPAEHGRAADPALFGAEAVTTRTFDTPEFRGITFHEVRARSVLNRVPGASRMPFEWTVNPYRGCSHACVYCFARKTHSYLDLDTGIGFDTQIVVKVNAPDVLRRQLGSRRWTGDHVAMGTNVDCYQRAEGRYRLMPGIISALTEHANPFSILTKGTLILRDLELLTRAAEVTDIGVSVSVGFLDTGLWRTVEPGTPAPERRLDVVRTLGEHGIGCGVLMAPVIPFLSDDPAQLRSTVRAIAAAGATSVTPLALHLRPGAREWFMAWLGRHHPHLVRRYERLYADGAYAPKWYQRRITRQVHELAREYGIGPTRAGLARRIRPVEPEPRDVAEPTQLTLI, from the coding sequence ATGCGCTGGGAGAACCTCACCGTGGAGTCCGGGGAGCCAGCCGAGCACGGCCGGGCGGCCGATCCCGCGCTGTTCGGCGCGGAGGCCGTGACCACCCGGACCTTCGACACCCCCGAGTTCCGCGGGATCACCTTCCACGAGGTCCGGGCCCGCTCCGTGCTGAACCGGGTGCCGGGCGCCTCGCGCATGCCGTTCGAGTGGACGGTCAATCCCTACCGGGGCTGCTCGCACGCGTGCGTCTACTGCTTCGCGCGGAAGACGCACAGCTACCTGGACCTGGACACCGGCATCGGCTTCGACACGCAGATCGTGGTCAAGGTGAACGCGCCCGACGTGCTGCGCCGTCAGCTCGGCTCCCGCCGCTGGACGGGCGATCACGTGGCGATGGGCACGAACGTGGACTGCTACCAGCGCGCCGAGGGCCGCTACCGGCTGATGCCGGGCATCATCTCCGCCCTCACCGAGCACGCGAACCCGTTCTCGATCCTCACCAAGGGCACCCTCATCCTGCGCGACCTGGAGCTGCTGACCCGGGCGGCCGAGGTGACCGACATCGGCGTCTCGGTCTCCGTCGGCTTCCTCGACACCGGGCTGTGGCGCACGGTGGAACCCGGCACCCCGGCGCCGGAGCGCCGGCTGGACGTCGTGCGCACCCTCGGGGAGCACGGCATCGGCTGCGGGGTCCTGATGGCACCGGTGATCCCGTTCCTGAGCGACGACCCCGCCCAATTGCGGTCGACGGTACGGGCGATAGCGGCGGCCGGGGCCACCTCCGTCACACCTCTGGCGCTGCACCTGCGGCCGGGCGCCCGGGAGTGGTTCATGGCCTGGCTCGGCCGGCATCACCCGCACCTGGTGCGCCGCTACGAGCGGCTGTACGCGGACGGCGCCTACGCGCCCAAGTGGTACCAGCGCCGGATCACCCGTCAGGTGCACGAGCTGGCGCGGGAGTACGGCATCGGGCCCACGCGCGCGGGCCTGGCCCGACGGATCCGCCCGGTGGAGCCGGAGCCGCGGGACGTGGCCGAGCCGACCCAACTCACCCTCATCTGA
- a CDS encoding SRPBCC family protein: MAQVEATTERVVAADAEKVFDALADYRGTRQRLLPEHFSEYEVREGGDGEGTLVHWKLQATSKRVRDCLLEVSEPTDGELVEKDRNSSMVTTWRVTPAGEGSSRVVVTTTWKGAGGIGGFFEKTFAPKGLGRIYDAVLANLAAEVEK, translated from the coding sequence ATGGCGCAGGTCGAGGCCACTACGGAGCGGGTCGTCGCGGCGGACGCGGAGAAGGTGTTCGACGCCCTGGCCGACTACCGCGGCACGCGGCAGCGGCTGCTGCCCGAGCACTTCAGCGAGTACGAGGTGCGCGAGGGCGGCGACGGCGAGGGCACCCTCGTCCACTGGAAGCTCCAGGCCACCAGCAAGAGGGTGCGCGACTGCCTCCTGGAGGTCAGCGAGCCCACCGACGGCGAGCTGGTCGAGAAGGACCGCAACTCCTCCATGGTCACCACCTGGCGGGTCACCCCCGCCGGCGAGGGCAGCTCCCGCGTCGTCGTCACCACCACCTGGAAGGGCGCCGGCGGCATCGGCGGCTTCTTCGAGAAGACCTTCGCGCCCAAGGGTCTCGGCCGCATCTACGACGCCGTGCTCGCCAACCTCGCCGCCGAGGTCGAGAAGTAG